In Syntrophales bacterium, the genomic stretch GTCTTGTTGATTAAGAGCCTTGACAGAATAGATGGCGAACTCCGGGCAAATGATTTCACAATAATGACAGTTCACACAGGCATCGGCTTTCTTTACTACAGGAGGATGATACCCCTTTTTATTGAATCTTGAAGAAACCTTCAGCACCTGCCGGGGACAGAACTCTATACAGTATCCACACCCCTTACATCGATCTTCAAGGATGTGTACTTTACCCCGAGTAACCTGTACTTTATCCACATCAAGTGGAACCCGCCAGAATTCCATAGA encodes the following:
- a CDS encoding ferredoxin family protein codes for the protein MEFWRVPLDVDKVQVTRGKVHILEDRCKGCGYCIEFCPRQVLKVSSRFNKKGYHPPVVKKADACVNCHYCEIICPEFAIYSVKALNQQDVQEEEESL